TAGATGGTCATGCAATAACTCTGCTGCAACCGAAACCCAGGTCGTCATGATCACACCTGCATTGTTCATGCGTAATATGCAGGCATCTTCTGCTCGTTTGCTCCAGGCACCCGATGCATCGAGAACGGCATACACCTCAAATCCTTCTTTGGCAGCGTCAACTGCTGGAAAAACCAGGCAAACGTCTGTTGTCAATGCAGACATGATCAGCTTTTTGCGTCCTGTGGCTTTGACTGCTGCAACATAGTCAGGGTCAGCCCAGGCGTTGACCAAATGCCGATTAATCACAGGCAGATCAGGGAAAAGCTCTAACAACTCAGGGATAATTGAGCCATTAATGCCTTGAGCAAAGCTGCTGGTCAATACGGTTGGCATATTGAGAGCTTTCGCCAATTTTCCCAGGGCAATAATATTGTTTCGCAACTCCGCCGTGTCAATTGACTTAATACCTGCAAAAAAGCCTTCTTGATGGTCGATTAGCAGCATGGCTGCATTATCAACACTGAGGCGATCGGGGTAGGGTGTGTGAATGTTTGTGCTGGGAACATTAGTGCTACTCATAATGATTGCCTCAAACTACTGTTTGCTTTTGG
The nucleotide sequence above comes from Oscillatoria sp. FACHB-1407. Encoded proteins:
- a CDS encoding isochorismatase family protein — its product is MSSTNVPSTNIHTPYPDRLSVDNAAMLLIDHQEGFFAGIKSIDTAELRNNIIALGKLAKALNMPTVLTSSFAQGINGSIIPELLELFPDLPVINRHLVNAWADPDYVAAVKATGRKKLIMSALTTDVCLVFPAVDAAKEGFEVYAVLDASGAWSKRAEDACILRMNNAGVIMTTWVSVAAELLHDHLGPYKQPVQGVFNEHLFGYSAEGKQDGVVLQPV